One Fusarium falciforme chromosome 1, complete sequence genomic window carries:
- a CDS encoding Glucose-6-phosphate 1-epimerase, with protein sequence MVDRPNKPSALSATPAAAPESTANITHDDSRVSAVLPTGESVEVLLHGATVISWKDASGSEKLWVSEAAALDGSAPVRGGIPIVFPVFGTAPDHEATSKLRQHGFARNSRWEFLGKSTSEGSSTSVKLDFGLSSESVSEETKELWPYKFALIYSVVLDRDSLNTTLVITNDGDVPFEFQTLLHTYFKIDDISSTEVTGLEDSTYISKLAGPQEETQSGAITFAAETDSVYTPVNGPKHPVVISESGTPRFRIVRDNLDQVVVWNPWVDKSAGIKDFEPKDGWKKMLCVEPGTVKGWQKLEKGDTFEASQTITLV encoded by the exons ATGGTCGACCGCCCCAACAAGCCCTCCGCCCTTTCCGCAACCCCCGCGGCCGCTCCCGAGTCCACCGCCAACATCACCCACGACGACTCTCGCGTCTCGGCCGTCCTCCCCACCGGCGAGAGCGTCGAGGTTCTCCTTCATGGAGCTACTGTCATCAGCTGGAAGGATGCCTCAGGGAGCGAGAAGCTCTGGGTGAGCGAGGCTGCCGCTCTTGACGGCAGCGCTCCCGTCCGAGGTGGAATTCCCATCGTCTTTCCG GTCTTTGGAACCGCCCCCGATCACGAGGCCACCTCCAAGCTCCGCCAGCACGGCTTCGCCCGTAACTCGCGATGGGAGTTTCTCGGCAAGTCCACCAGCGAGGGCTCCAGCACCAGTGTCAAGCTCGACTTTGGTCTCTCCTCCGAGAGCGTCTCGGAAGAGACCAAAGAGCTGTGGCCCTACAAGTTTGCTCTCATCTACAGCGTCGTGCTTGACCGGGATAGCCTGAACACCACCCTGGTCATCACCAACGATGGCGACGTTCCTTTCGAGTTCCAGACCCTGCTGCACACCTATTTCAAGATTGAT GACATCTCCTCCACCGAGGTCACCGGTCTTGAAGACTCAACCTACATTTCCAAGCTCGCCGGCCCACAGGAAGAGACCCAGTCCGGCGCCATCACCTTTGCCGCCGAGACCGACTCCGTCTACACCCCAGTCAACGGCCCCAAGCACCCCGTCGTCATCTCCGAGTCCGGCACCCCTCGCTTCCGCATCGTCCGCGACAACCTCGACCAGGTCGTGGTCTGGAACCCCTGGGTCGACAAGTCTGCCGgcatcaaggactttgagcCCAAGGACGGCTGGAAGAAGATGCTCTGCGTGGAGCCCGGAACCGTCAAGGGGTGgcagaagctggagaagggcgACACTTTTGAGGCGTCGCAAACGATTACCCTGGTTTGA
- a CDS encoding FMN hydroxy acid dehydrogenase domain-containing protein has translation MELKRAALPLFQNSSLDRSRIHPLIHSFSTHPSLHSFITMRSQLLAAGALATGAMAARPFLEQPDTGIDLVLGDLPTGELPKLDQMIGIPDFEWAAQNYLPIENYTYYRNGAAGEWSYRNNLEVFHRYRFKPRVMVDITNVESTLPTTILGHNFSAPFFISPCARAGNAHPDAELNFVKGAAEGDILYMPALYASRTIEEIAAAKAKGQVVFQQLYLTSNDTETQELFDRSKKAGADALVFTVDSAADGNRHRAARFGVGSADSDYSYITWDYYKKLQKMTDLPIIIKGIGSAKDAQLAVKHGAPAIILSNHGGRQLDGSPSGLEVALEIHEESPEVFKKIEVYADGGVRYGADVLKLLSLGVKAVGLGRPFMYANVFGVDGVKKVIDILKHEIAIDAGNLGVPDIHKINPSYVKWNVNSWNQ, from the exons ATGGAACTTAAAAGAGCCGCCTTGCCACTCTTCCAGAACTCTTCTCTTGATCGAAGCAGGATACACCCACTCATCCATTCTTTCTCTACACATCCTTCACTTCACTCTTTCATCACAATGCGAAGCCAACTCCTCGCTGCTGGCGCCCTCGCCACGGGTGCCATGGCTGCCCGTCCTTTCCTCGAGCAGCCCGACACCGGCAtcgacctcgtcctcggTGACCTGCCCACCGGCGAGCTTCCTAAGCTCGACCAGATGATTGGCATTCCCGACTTCGAGTGGGCGGCTCAGAACTACCTCCCCATCGAGAACTACACTTACTACCGCAACGGTGCCGCCGGCGAGTGGTCGTACCGCAACAACCTCGAGGTCTTCCACCGCTACCGCTTCAAGCCCCGTGTCATGGTTGACATTACCAACGTCGAGAGCACTCTGCC CACTACTATCCTGGGCCACAACTTCTCTGCCCCCTTCTTCATCAGCCCCTGCGCTCGTGCTGGCAACGCCCACCCCGATGCCGAGCTGAACTTTGTCAAGGGTGCTGCCGAGGGTGACATTCTCTACATG CCCGCCCTTTACGCCTCCCGCACCATTGAGGAGATTgccgctgccaaggccaagggtcaGGTCGTCTTCCAGCAGCTCTACCTCACCTCCAACGACACCGAGACTCAGGAGCTCTTTGACCGCTCCAAGAAGGCCGGCGCTGATGCCCTCGTTTTCACCGTCGACTCTGCTGCCGACGGCAACCGACACCGTGCTGCCCGCTTCGGTGTTGGCTCCGC TGACTCGGACTACTCCTACATCACCTGGGACTACTACAAGAAGCTCCAGAAGATGACCGAcctccccatcatcatcaagggtATCGGCTCCGCCAAGGACGCCCAGCTCGCCGTCAAGCACGGCGCCCCTGCCATCATCCTTTCCAACCACGGTGGCCGCCAGCTCGATGGCAGCCCCTCCGGTCTTGAGGTCGCCCTTGAGATCCACGAGGAGTCCCCCGAGGTCTTCAAGAAGATCGAGGTCTACGCCGACGGCGGTGTCCGCTACGGTGCTGACGTCCTCAAGCTGCTGTCCCTGGGCGTCAAGGCTGTTGGTCTCGGCCGTCCCTTCATGTACGCCAACGTCTTTGGTGTCGACGGTGTCAAGAAGGTTATCGACATTCTCAAGCACGAGATTGCTATTGATGCCGGTAACCTGGGTGTCCCTGACATTCACAAGATCAACCCCAGCTACGTCAAGTGGAACGTCAACAGCTGGAACCAGTAA
- a CDS encoding BRCT domain-containing protein yields MESPPKRMTRARAAAKASESKTTKIVTAAARARSTATASTKSTAAKRKTRADEHEEDEEEEHREATVVRRARGRPRKVEAPEPEAPVRATRGRATKKTVTEAPKEEPAAPVRTTRGRPRKVVAAAPEPAPEPVRKTTTRTRVTTTTRAATTTKPAAKKSVKFQEPDKENIEPAIEAKEPAPVGLRGRPAKRGGAASGTRTTRAVVRSAAPTEKKPLSPKKITQMPISRDDDSEDELAGDTTPVKPLMKNPIKPPANAAAKKNPEPVEQEEPAESTTAVDGILNPPDLGTSLVSPAKRRPASPLRDTMRSPARRIGAVPLPGSTVKKAQDGNAQNGEVSSFKASLLQSAAKRPQSPLKGMNLAPTFNAQQSQSAMKPSLLLSPAKRSVPVLKPLTEPRPRDLAALGEPPAMKPLVLGTPTPANHTRTSQKLMLEEESDADLGVAEDDVFSEPIGSLHFPGRLSAVLPRHADPAMKKEMGIVDEVEEAPTPAEEDATEVDAIVVDQEEAAAETEPVAEPTGEADEMAIDDEAAEEEHVSQATTPNGSPAAQSPAQQNPSFQLREKDLDPCQDIDSESDDENIPPKRAEPATPTPFNRKTPKSSRASLGGFTSLVDRLGSWSASTPIKMAPLTSAKATGSNEPVALPERTATPRSESSPAVNHFFEDEMTVREGMENIQQDKLDEVQEPEFDDIMVTEEDVALALEANEMSLMGPEELDEVVNTDAFDDTLSEASQEYGDENELPVDPAMTPRSAAPVTPVRPVMKTFHTTTKVPLKPADLSTPTPLKKRSFTASRVAPKRPSGSTSNTIPYSQSRNRKSLPATFVQSPSAPSTPVPATPSRADLWSSMGTPARTPRRDVDPALLRGAVVFVDVYTSEGADASSIFVELLTQMGAKCIKTWNWNPSGSASDVTSSKVGITHVVFKDGSKRTLEKVRESNGIVQCVGVSWVLDCERENEWLDESPYHINTRNVPRGGARRRKSMEPTALANMNGTLVSSPSKSSPRTAPTTPIRRRESTAWMYTPSEADEDEDMEDHEWSAAILTPVPKTPAPEAIARYAANLGPETPSAGDDEEDFDDSPTKTDLLTRTCPPKSNAFREAGAGIISQNKDDHVLMRLMAARRKSLQFAPKVGSPLARAWK; encoded by the exons ATGGAGTCACCGCCAAAGCGAATGACCCGTGCCCGCGCTGCCGCCAAGGCCAGCGAGTCCAAAACCACAAAGATCGTCACAGCTGCCGCCCGGGCGAGAAGCACAGCGACAGCAAGCACCAAGAGCACCGCCGCTAAGAGAAAGACACGGGCGGATGAgcatgaagaggatgaagaggaggagcacCGTGAAGCCACCGTCGTGAGACGAGCTCGCGGTCGCCCTCGGAAAGTGGAAGctccagagccagaggcACCTGTGAGAGCCACACGAGGCCGAGCCACCAAGAAGACTGTCACAGAAGCTcccaaggaggagcctgCTGCACCTGTCAGAACGACTCGGGGACGACCTCGGAAGGTTGTTGCTGCAGCCCCCGAGCCCGCTCCAGAGCCTGTGAGGAAGACAACTACACGCACTCGTGTTACAACAACTACACGGGCAGCGACGACTACCAAGCCCGCTGCCAAGAAGTCTGTCAAGTTCCAAGAGCCCGACAAGGAGAACATCGAGCCcgccatcgaggccaaggagcccgCACCTGTCGGCCTCCGAGGCCGCCCAGCCAAACGCGGCGGTGCTGCTTCGGGCACCCGAACAACCAGAGCGGTGGTAAGATCCGCTGCGCCGACCGAAAAGAAACCATTAAGTCCTAAGAAGATTACTCAGATGCCTATTTCGAGGGACGACGACTCCGAGGACGAGCTCGCCGGCGACACCACCCCCGTCAAACCCTTGATGAAGAACCCGATCAAGCCTCCCGccaacgccgccgccaagaagaacccGGAGCCTGTCGAACAAGAGGAACCTGCCGAGTCGACAACTGCTGTCGATGGCATCCTCAACCCACCCGATCTCGGTACATCCTTGGTCTCTCCGGCCAAGAGACGACCAGCTTCACCTCTGAGGGACACAATGCGGTCACCAGCTCGACGGATTGGAGCAGTTCCCCTACCTGGATCAACAGTGAAGAAGGCTCAGGATGGAAATGCACAGAACGGAGAGGTCTCATCATTCAAGGCCTCACTCCTTCAGTCTGCGGCAAAACGACCACAGTCGCCCCTCAAGGGAATGAACCTTGCACCCACCTTTAATGCTCAGCAAAGCCAGTCGGCCATGAAGCCTTCCCTGCTTCTTTCGCCTGCGAAGCGTTCCGTGCCTGTCCTGAAGCCTCTCACTGAGCCTCGACCACGGGATCTTGCTGCCCTCGGCGAGCCACCAGCCATGAAGCCCTTGGTCCTGGGAACACCTACTCCTGCCAACCACACCAGAACCTCACAAAAGCTCATGCTTGAGGAGGAGTCTGATGCCGACCTTGGTGTCGCCGAGGACGACGTCTTTAGCGAGCCCATTGGAAGCCTGCACTTCCCTGGCCGGCTGTCTGCCGTCTTGCCTCGTCATGCGGATCCTGCTatgaagaaggagatgggtatcgttgatgaggttgaggaggcacCTACCCCCGCTGAAGAGGACGCTACCGAGGTGGATGCTATCGTTGTAGACCAAGAGGAGGCAGCGGCCGAGACCGAACCGGTGGCTGAACCTACCGGAGAAGCTGACGAAATGGCTATTGACGATGAAGCTGCCGAAGAGGAACATGTCTCGCAGGCAACCACGCCAAACGGTTCACCTGCAGCTCAATCGCCAGCTCAACAGAATCCCAGTTTCCAGCTTCGAGAGAAGGACTTGGACCCCTGCCAAGACATAGATTCAGAGTCGGATGATGAGAACATTCCCCCCAAGCGCGCAGAGCCAGCTACTCCAACCCCCTTCAACCGCAAGACCCCCAAGTCTTCCCGAGCTTCTCTCGGAGGCTTCACTTCTCTTGTTGACCGTCTCGGTTCTTGGTCCGCTAGCACACCCATCAAGATGGCCCCTCTCACTTCCGCCAAGGCCACTGGCTCCAACGAGCCTGTCGCCCTTCCTGAGCGAACTGCCACGCCCCGCTCCGAGTCCTCCCCCGCTGTGAATCACTTCTTCGAGGATGAGATGACAGTGCGAGAGGGCATGGAGAACATTCAACAGGACAAGCTCGATGAGGTGCAGGAGCCCGAGTTTGATGACATCATGGTTACTGAGGAGGATGTCGCTCTGGCTCTTGAGGCCAACGAGATGTCCTTGATGGGACCGGAGGAGTTGGACGAGGTTGTCAACACTGATGCCTTCGATGACACCCTCTCTGAAGCCAGCCAAGAGTATGGCGACGAGAATGAGCTTCCTGTCGACCCTGCCATGACCCCTCGGTCCGCGGCCCCTGTTACTCCTGTCCGTCCAGTGATGAAGACGTTCCACACCACAACAAAGGTGCCTCTGAAGCCTGCTGACCTCTCGACCCCTACTCCTCTCAAGAAGCGCAGCTTTACCGCATCCAGAGTTGCTCCTAAGCGACCCTCTGGCTCAACAAGCAATACCATCCCATACTCACAATCACGAAACAGGAAGAGCCTGCCTGCGACCTTTGTCCAGTCTCCTTCCGCACCTTCCACACCCGTTCCAGCAACGCCTTCAAGGGCTGACCTGTGGTCTTCGATGGGCACACCGGCACGCACTCCCCGACGTGATGTCGACCCTGCCCTGCTCCGTGGCGCCGTCGTCTTTGTTGATGTATACACCAGCGAAGGAGCCGATGCCAGCAGCATCTTTGTTGAGCTGCTCACTCAGATGGGAGCCAAGTGCATCAAGACCTGGAACTGGAACCCCAGCGGTTCCGCCAGTGACGTGACTTCCAGCAAGGTTGGCATCACACACGTAGTCTTCAAGGACGGTAGCAAGCGCACACTGGAGAAGGTCCGTGAGAGCAACGGAATTGTCCAGTGTGTCGGAGTTAGCTGGGTGCTTGA CTGTGAGCGCGAGAATGAGTGGCTTGACGAATCACCCTACCACATCAACACTAGAAATGTTCCGCGTGGCGGTGCTCGTCGTCGCAAGAGCATGGAGCCCACAGCTCTGGCCAACATGAACGGCACTCTTGTGAGCAGCCCATCCAAGAGCAGCCCCCGTACGGCCCCTACAACGCCCATTAGGCGCCGGGAGAGCACCGCATGGATGTACACCCCATCAGAGgcagatgaggacgaggacatgGAGGACCATGAGTGGTCTGCGGCCATCTTGACCCCTGTGCCCAAGACCCCTGCCCCTGAGGCGATTGCCCGTTATGCTGCCAACCTCGGCCCTGAAACACCCTCTGctggtgatgacgaggaggatttCGATGACTCGCCCACCAAGACTGATCTCCTCACGAGAACATGTCCTCCCAAGTCCAACGCCTTCCGCGAGGCGGGTGCTGGCATCATCAGCCAGAACAAGGATGATCACGTCCTCATGCGTCTCATGGCTGCTCGCCGCAAGAGCTTGCAGTTTGCTCCCAAGGTTGGAAGCCCGCTGGCGAGGGCCTGGAAATAG
- a CDS encoding Phospho-2-dehydro-3-deoxyheptonate aldolase has product MASSDWNPSSWRSKPIKQAPSYPDPEPLASAVEELTGLPPLVHPNEIDALKAHLRDVAQGNAFLLQGGDCAELFDYCRQGPIESKIKLLLQMSVVLIWGTNKRVVRIGRMAGQYAKPRSSPTEIVQGKEVPSFKGDIINGFRLEDREITPARLVKAYHYSAATLNYIRAALASGIADLHRPLDWGLGHVRDPELKAKYSTIASSIQQTLRFLQVINARPGELDSVELFTSHEGLLLEYEQALTRLLEKPAPGARNRSPTPDGPAPRKEYYDTSAHFIWIGDRTRQIDHAHVEFFRGIANPIGVKVGPTTPASDLLSLLRTLNPDREPGKITLITRYGAGKVRELLPTHIRAVEDSEYRRTVVWQCDPMHGNTLSTDTGIKTRRFGDIYRELEETLRIHKEEGSYLGGMHLELTGDAVTECLGGSEGLDEDDLSTNYTSFCDPRLNEKQALELAFLVADHFSREQKKESS; this is encoded by the coding sequence ATGGCCTCTTCCGACTGGAACCCATCCTCTTGGCGCTCAAAGCCCATCAAGCAGGCCCCCTCATACCCAGACCCGGAGCCCCTCGCCTCCGCCGTCGAGGAGCTCACCGGCCTCCCGCCGCTGGTGCATCCCAACGAGATCGACGCCCTCAAGGCCCACCTCCGCGACGTGGCCCAGGGCAATGCTTTCCTGCTCCAGGGCGGCGACTGCGCGGAGTTGTTTGACTACTGCCGTCAGGGACCTATCGAGAGCAAGATCAAGCTTCTGCTGCAGATGAGTGTCGTTCTCATCTGGGGTACCAACAAGCGAGTCGTGCGTATTGGTCGTATGGCTGGGCAGTATGCGAAGCCGCGATCTAGCCCGACCGAGATTGTCCAAGGAAAGGAGGTTCCCAGCTTCAAGGGTGACATCATCAATGGGTTCCGTCTTGAGGACCGAGAGATTACGCCTGCGCGCCTCGTTAAGGCGTATCACTACTCGGCTGCTACTCTCAACTACATCCGCGCCGCCCTCGCCTCGGGCATCGCGGACCTCCACCGGCCCCTGGACTGGGGTCTCGGCCATGTGAGGGACCCGGAGCTCAAGGCAAAGTACTCGACCATCGCCTCCAGCATCCAGCAGACTCTGCGCTTCCTCCAGGTCATCAACGCCCGCCCTGGTGAGCTCGACTCTGTTGAGCTCTTCACCAGCCACGAgggtctcctcctcgagtACGAGCAGGCCCTGACCCGCCTCCTGGAGAAACCCGCCCCGGGAGCCCGGAACCGAAGCCCCACGCCGGACGGGCCCGCCCCGAGAAAGGAGTACTACGACACCTCTGCGCACTTCATCTGGATTGGCGACCGCACCCGGCAGATCGACCACGCCCACGTCGAGTTCTTCCGCGGCATCGCCAACCCCATCGGCGTCAAGGTCGGCCCCACGACGCCAGCCTCCGACCTCCTCTCCCTGCTCCGCACACTCAACCCGGACCGCGAGCCCGGCAAGATCACCCTCATCACACGCTACGGAGCCGGCAAAGTGCGTGAGCTCCTCCCCACGCACATCCGCGCCGTCGAGGACTCCGAGTACCGCCGCACCGTGGTCTGGCAGTGCGACCCCATGCACGGCAACACCCTCTCTACGGACACGGGCATCAAGACGCGCCGCTTCGGCGACATCTACCGTGAACTCGAGGAGACGCTGCGCATCCACAAGGAGGAGGGAAGCTACCTCGGCGGAATGCACCTCGAACTCACCGGTGACGCCGTTACCGAGTGTCTGGGTGGTAGCGAGGgcctggatgaggatgacttgTCGACCAACTACACGAGCTTCTGCGATCCCAGATTGAATGAGAAGCAGGCACTTGAGTTGGCGTTTTTGGTTGCTGATCACTTTTCGAGAGAGCAAAAGAAGGAGTCGTCATGA